The Thermovirga sp. region CCGCTAGGAAGGCCGTCAACAAGAACACCGTGGGGATCCTCGTGGAGCCCATCCATGGAGAGGCGGGTGTCGCGGTGCCCAGCGAAGGGTACCTCTAGGGGTTGGAGAAGCTTGCCCGAGAGCACAACGTGCTCCTGGCCGTCGACGAGATCCAGACGGGCCTCTGCCGGACTGGAAAAATCTTCGCCTTTCAGCATGAGGACGTGGATCCCGACATAATCATCATGGGTAAGGCCCTCGGGGGCGGTGTTTTCCCCGTGTCGGCGGTGGCCGCCGATAAAGAAGTCCTCGGAGTTTTCCAGCCGGGCAGCCATGGTTCGACCTTCGGGGGCACCCCCCTTGCCTGCGCCGTCGCCAACGAGGCCCTCGATGTGCTCATCGACGAAAAAATGTCCGAAAGGGCCGCCGAGCTCGGCGCGTACTTTATGGAAGGCCTGAAGGCGATCAAGTCCCACAGGATAATACATATCAGGGGTAAGGGCCTCCAGATCGCGATCGTCCTTGAGGAATCCGCCGGCAAGGCCAGAAAGTACACGACAGCCCTGAAAGACAAGGGCCTGCTCTGCAAGGAGACCCACGACTGGATCATCCGGTTCGCTCCCCCGCTGGTGATAACCAGGGAAGAGATTGACAAGGCCCTGGAGGCGGTGCGGGAGGTGCTCGGTTAGAAAGAGCCACGTTCCCATGCCATGGATTAAATCGTGAAAGGGGAGGCCCCGCCTGTGAGCGGGGCCTCCCCTTTGTCGCCATTCAAAATCCTGCCCCTTTAAATAGCCGAGCTGACGTGGGTTGACCGGGAGCACCCTTTGCAATAAGTTGGTCCGGGTAGCCCAATTGGTAAGAATCTTTTTTATCGGGAGGTGCGGTGGATGGAATATTCAAGACTGATCGTTGAAAGGGGCGAGGATCATGTCGCCAGCGTTACCCTTAATAGGCCGGAGAAAATGAACGCTTTTGACAGCCCGTTGGCGGAGGAACTCCTGGCCGCCTTCAGTGAACTGGATTCCTGCCCCAAAACCAGGGTGATCCTCGTCAGGGGAGCCGGGCGCCATTTCTGCGCGGGGATCGATGTGAGCGAGATCTCGGGTAAAAACATCCTGGAGTACCATCAATGGGTGGATAGAATGGAGAGACCCCTGTTTTTCATATCCAGGATGAAAAAACCCGTTATAGCCCAGGTACAGGGGGTTGCGGCGGCCAACGGCCTGGGGCTCGCGGCGTCGGCTGACCTGGTTATAGCCGCCGAGGATGCGAGGATGGGCCTCACTGCGATCAACCTGGGGCTGAACTGCGTGGGCCCCGTCCTCCCCGTAGCCCGATGCGTGGGGCGAAAGAGAGCGCTGGAATTTCTCCTTTCAGGGGCCCTGGTTAAAGCACCGGAAGCGATGGCCATGGGGCTCGTCAACAGGGTTGTTCCCGCTGATAAACTCGAAGAGGAAGCCAGGCAATGGGCGGCGGAGTTCGCCATGAAAAGTCCCCTGGCCCTTCAACTGGCCAAGAGCGCCTTTTACACAGCAGAGGATATGGAATATGGGAAGCAATTCGCCTATATGAACGAAGCCTTCGCCAGGCTCTGCTCCACGGGGGATGCCCACGAGGGAGTGGCGGCCTTTTTCGAAAAGAGGGAACCCCGGTGGGAGGGGCGGTGAAGGGGAGAACCCCTTCACCCGATCGGGAGGAGAAAAGCCGACCATTACCGTATAATAGGGTTCATCGCGGAGGTGCGTGACTATGGGGGATTACCGTCCGGGATGGGACGAGTATTTCATGGCCATCGCTGCCGTGGTCTCGACGAGGAGCACCTGTCTCAGGAGA contains the following coding sequences:
- a CDS encoding enoyl-CoA hydratase/isomerase family protein, whose translation is MEYSRLIVERGEDHVASVTLNRPEKMNAFDSPLAEELLAAFSELDSCPKTRVILVRGAGRHFCAGIDVSEISGKNILEYHQWVDRMERPLFFISRMKKPVIAQVQGVAAANGLGLAASADLVIAAEDARMGLTAINLGLNCVGPVLPVARCVGRKRALEFLLSGALVKAPEAMAMGLVNRVVPADKLEEEARQWAAEFAMKSPLALQLAKSAFYTAEDMEYGKQFAYMNEAFARLCSTGDAHEGVAAFFEKREPRWEGR